One Zeugodacus cucurbitae isolate PBARC_wt_2022May chromosome 3, idZeuCucr1.2, whole genome shotgun sequence genomic region harbors:
- the LOC105216491 gene encoding glycoprotein-N-acetylgalactosamine 3-beta-galactosyltransferase 1, translated as MSFTLLPTNAYHVRPACSLFRVQLHILFGFVLGFLMALGTLLLYNHYQMETVQQRQHTTATEYWQTGYMMALQEVATEADTVQQQLNERVRVLCMVLTSPSQHASHAQHVKATWGKRCTRLLFLSSEEDVELGAVPVVESEADTYDDLWNKTREGFRHVYERYFDDYDWFVKADDDTYMVMENLRYMLYAYSPELPIYFGYQLVRYGVPYMSGGAAYVLSKEALRRFMTQAFDNATLCPRPHKFGIEDFYMGVCLQNVGVQLADARFAVSGDNKPKFMPLDLHTYMATDNTTEISEWLLTMTPHPVERGLNCCSNYSIAFHYTSPWRMYMYEYFIYHFRAFGVQHQANALPVQLSTEEVTRLFPSNYSADDGPLVDLATQNLPDNF; from the exons atgagCTTCACATTGCTACCAACTAACGCCTATCATGTACGACCCGCCTGCTCGCTGTTTCGCGTGCAGTTGCACATACTCTTCGGTTTTGTGTTGGGCTTTCTGATGGCGCTAGGCACACTACTGCTATACAATCACTATCAAATGGAGACCGTACAACAGCGGCAACACACCACTGCCACCGAGTACTGGCAAACGGGTTACATGATGGCCTTGCAGGAGGTGGCAACCGAGGCCGatacagtgcaacaacaactcaacGAGCGCGTGCGTGTGCTCTGCATGGTGTTGACATCGCCCAGTCAGCATGCCAGTCATGCGCAGCATGTGAAAGCCACTTGGGGCAAACGTTGCACGCGCTTGTTGTTCTTGAGCAGCGAGGAGGATGTGGAGTTGGGCGCTGTGCCGGTGGTGGAAAGTGAAGCGGACACTTATGATGATTTGTGGAATAAGACACGCGAGGGTTTCCGCCATGTGTATGAGCGTTATTTCGATGATTATGATTGGTTCGTCAAGGCAGACGATGATAC TTACATGGTTATGGAGAACTTACGTTACATGCTCTACGCGTATTCTCCGGAGCTGCCAATATACTTCGGCTATCAGTTAGTGCGTTATGGTGTG CCTTATATGTCCGGTGGCGCCGCCTATGTGCTCAGCAAAGAGGCGCTACGTCGCTTTATGACTCAAGCCTTTGATAACGCCACACTCTGCCCGCGTCCACATAAATTTGGCATTGAAGATTTTTACATGGGTGTTTGTTTGCAAAATGTAGGCGTACAACTCGCCGATGCCAGATTCGCGGTGAGCGGTGATAATAAACCAAAATTCATGCCGCTCGATCTGCACACCTACATGGCCACCGACAATACAACGGAGATCTCCGAATGGCTGCTTACCATGACACCGCATCCAGTTGAGCGT gGCTTAAATTGTTGTTCGAACTACTCGATTGCCTTCCACTATACCAGTCCATGGCGCATGTACATGTATGAGTACTTCATTTATCATTTTCGTGCCTTCGGTGTGCAACATCAGGCGAACGCTTTGCCGGTACAGCTGTCGACGGAGGAGGTGACTCGCTTGTTTCCCAGCAATTACAGCGCCGACGACGGGCCATTAGTGGATCTAGCTACACAAAATCTACCGGATAATTTTTAG